The Fibrobacter sp. DNA segment CGTTACGGGGTGAATGTATCTGATATTCTTGAGGTTGTCGAAGTGGCAATTGGGGGAGAAACTGTCGATCAGGTATTCCTGAATACCCGTCGATTCGGCATACATGTGCGTCTTGACGAACGTCATCGCCGTGATACCAAAGTAATTGGAAATATCCTGGTACATACATCTGACGGGTTTCAGGTGCCTCTTTCACAGGTAGCACAGATCAGGGAAGTTACAGGGCCGATCCAGATAAACCGTGAGAACAATCAGCGTCGATGGATTATCTCTGCAAATGTACGGAGCAGGGATATGGGCAGCGTTGTTGCAGATGTCAAAAAGCTGGTTGAATCAAAGATAGACCTTCCTCCCGGATACTATCTGGAATACGGAGGACAGTTTGAAAACCAGCAGCGGGCGATGAAAAGACTGGGGATAATAGTTCCTGTGGCGCTGGGACTGATCTTTCTGATGCTTTATATGTCGCTCGATTCTATAAGAAACGCGTTGCTTATTTTTGTCAATGTTCCTCTTGCGCTCATAGGCGGTATTCTCGGCCTGTTTTTCACAGGAGAATACTTATCGGTACCGGCATCGGTCGGATTTATCGCTCTTTTCGGTATTGCTGTGCAGAATGGTCTTGTCCTTGTCACCTGTATCAACCAGCTAAGGGAGGAAGGTTATGGTGTTTCCGAGGCGATTGTGGAGGCAGGGATGCTGAGGCTGAGGCCGGTTTTGATGACCGCTTTGACAACTGTACTTGGGTTGATTCCACTGCTCATTTCGCAGGGGACAGGGTCTGAGGTGCAGAGATCACTGGCGATTGTAGTGGTCTTCGGGTTGATTTCATCGACATTTCTCACACTGGTACTGATTCCTACTATTTATGAGTGGTTTATGTACCAGAGAACAGAGAAAGTCTCCTGAATCAGCTAAAGTATGACTGCAGAATTATACTTCCTGAAGTACGCTTATCTTGTAAACCCTGAAAGGGTGTGATTTAACAGCCCAGGCTAGAGGCCTGGGTATGTGAAAAGATGTTGACACCTCTGCCATCACTCTTTGATATAGTTTATACAAAGCTATAGCAAATAACGGTATATTAATGGTATGAGCCCCCTTTTTGATTTTCTTGATTACCGTCATTATCTTAAACAGCGTTTTGATGAAACAAGGGAGAGAAAGCCCTGGTTTTCTTACCGTCTCATTGCTCAGAAAATCAACATTGATCCTGGACAACTGGTTAAAATTCTTCAGGGTCAAAGACACATCTCGGAAAGGCTTATCCCTGTTTTCGCAAAATTCCTGGGTCTAAAGGACAGAGAGGAGGAGTATTTTACTTGCCTTGTGCGCTTCAATAAGGCAAAAACGGGAAGTGAAACCAGCTTGTATTTTGAAAAGCTGATGGAACTAAAGGATCTGATTCTTCCGCAGGTAAAACCCGATCAGGACCGTTTTTATTATAAGTGGTACCATTCTGTAATAAGAGTTTTGCTTGCATTTTACAAATTTGATGGTGATTACCGCAAGCTTGCAAATCTGCTCTCTCCTGCCATATCTGAAAAGGAAGCTCAGGAGTCAATAAAGTTGCTTCTTGAACTTGGTTTCATTTATAGAGACTCTGATGGAAGTTACTCTTTGACCGATAAGTTTATTACCGGAGGAGGAAACTGGCGGATGCTGGCTGTGCGTCATTTCCAGCAGCAGACGATTCATCTTAGTGAGCGTTCCTTGATAAATGATCCACCCGATATCCGGGATATCTCCTCGTTGACCATATCTATCCCTGAAGACACCCTTGGAGAATTCCGTGAAATGCTTGCAGAGTTCCGTAAGACAGTGCTGAGAAAAGTTATGGAGATCTCCAGGGAACCAAACAGGGTATACCAGCTTAATCTTCAGTTTATACCAGTGGCTCTGCTTGACGATATTGATAAAGAGGATCTTGCTGATGAAAAGTAATAGCCGGCTGTCACTATGTTTATTGGTTGTAATCTCTCTGGTTATCCACAGATGTTCAACAGAAGACAGACTTTCAGGAACAGCTGGTTCTGAAACCGTAAATACATTTACTTTGACTGTGCTTGACAAAGAGAATCGACCTGTTTGTGGTGCATCGGTAAGACTGATTGAAAATGACCTCTGGCTCCGAAACATCTGCGAAAACAAAAGTGTGATATATTATAATGCGGTAACCGGTTCTGATGGTGCTGTCAAGATACCTTACGACTCATTTCCTGCCTCTGATATCAATCTGCTGATCGATTCCGGGAAATCAGCGTTGTTTTATCCATCCTTTAAATTTGCAAAAAGCAGAAATGGAACCTGTGATACTGTTACACTAAAAACCGCGGCAGCACTGTCGGGTTCTCTAACTTCTTCAACTCCTTTTCCGGTAAAGATAATGCTTCATGGTACAGATTATTCACAAGATGTTGATCCCGATGATGGGTCATTTGACTTTTCATCGGTTGCACCGGGTTTGTATAAGATACTGATCAGAGAAGATACACAGAGTTTCACATGCGTAGGGATCGACAAAGTTGAACTCCTTGAGGGAGAGCATTTCAGAACGCAGTTAACTGTTGATTTTTCAGGTACATTGGTTGATCATTTTGACGGTGATGTAAATTTGATGTCTTTTCTTAACTCGGGTCAATGGTACATAACAAGATCGCCCAATGTTTCAGTCTATTTCCCTGCAGAAAGGGAAACAGACACCCTTTATATTCCACTGCGGAGTGCTTTGGTAAGTGAGGGTGCTTATGATGGGAACTCTGTTTATGTCAATTACAATATCGGTGGTGGCTCTTCCTATCTGATTATCGGGGCGCAGGTAAGCAGTATGGAAGCGGGTTTTACCCATATAGACACAGTTTCATTCATGGCAAAGGGAAATGGAAAGCTCAATGTACGGATTCATGGCCTGGAAAGCAACAATATGCCTCAGGCAATTTGCAGTGTTGATCTTGATACTGTATGGCAGAGGTTTACAATAACATCTGATCAGTACTTTATCAGCGATCCTCAGGGCACTCTTGCCGGTTGGGAAGAAATCAGGGGACGCTTACAATGGATAGCGTTTCATCCGGGATCTGATGGAAGTGAATTCTGGCTTGACGATGTCAGGCTTGAGGGGGTGACTCTGGATGAATTGATACTTCCTTGAATGTTTCGTACCTGAATCCTTCAAAGCAGGCCGGACAGAAGGTCACCACTATATAGTTACTCATTTCCAATGTTGACACCGCTGTCAACATTTTCTCCCCTCAAAGACATTTTTAATCCCAATTTCCATGCAAAATTGCTTATTATAAAACTCAAGGCATGTAAAAATAGGTACAAGTTTCAAATGCGGGAGGTTTCATGAACAGACTATTATATGCAGGTATTTCTATTTTACTCATTGCGGCAGCAAACATCTTTTCAAAAGGATTTGCCGTTGACGGAACAAAACTTATCGATGCCAACGGGAATGAATTTGTCATGCGTGGAGTCAATTTCGCTTTCGCATGGTACATGGATAAAATCAACGAATCGATTCCTGCAATTGCCAAAGCAGGCGCAAACACCGTAAGAATAGTTCTCTCTAACGGGGTCCAGTGGACTAAAACAACTTCCCAGCAGGTCACAAATCTCCTTAATGCCTGCAATGAGCACAAGATGATTGCGGTTCTGGAGGTACATGATGCAACGGGGAGAGACAGCAAACAGGATCTTATATCGGCAGCGAACTATTTTGTGGAAATCAAATCTGTACTTACAGGTAAAGAGGACAGAGTTATTATAAACATTGCAAATGAGTGGTATGGAAGCTGGAATACAGATCCATGGGCTGATGGTTACAAAGATGCAATTGTGGTTATCAGAAATGCCGGGATGAAACATACGATTATGATAGATTGTGCTGGTTACGGGCAATACCCGCAATCTATTCACAGTAAAGGCAAGGATGTATTTGGTTACGACCAACTCGGTAATACCATGTTTTCTATCCACATGTACGAATACTCCGGTTCTGATGCGCAAACTATTAAGAGAAACATTGATAATGTTCTGAGTCAGGGTCTTGCTCTCTGCATAGGTGAATTTGGATTCAGGCATACAAGCGGAGATGTTGATGAACAGTACATTCTTGATTACTGCCAGGAAAAGGGTGTGGGATGGCTTGCGTGGTCGTGGTGCGGTAATGGCGGAGGTGTTGAATATCTTGACCTGGCAAATAATCATGCAGGCACAAGTCTCTCGGACTGGGGAAATACGGTTGTCAATGGGAAAAATGGCCTCAAGCAGACCTCAAGGGTATGCACCATATTCGGCAGTTCCAGAACTGTGAAACCTATGGTTTCTGTAATCTCAAATAACAGAAACATGTATCAGGTTTATGATTTACACGGAAGGGTAATTCAGAGGTCATTATTGCTAAATAAAACTGTACCCTCTGGAAAACTGGGCAGTACAGGTGTTTCGGTATTGGGTGGTACAGATGGCATTAAGATATATCAAAACAGAAAAATTTTGAACATTAATTGACCACGGTTTAAGTTAATGAATAGAAAGTGTCAAGTTGCTGCAGGGACCGTATCCTGGCCTCTGCGCCCCTGTATTAAAATCGG contains these protein-coding regions:
- a CDS encoding TIGR02147 family protein, with the translated sequence MSPLFDFLDYRHYLKQRFDETRERKPWFSYRLIAQKINIDPGQLVKILQGQRHISERLIPVFAKFLGLKDREEEYFTCLVRFNKAKTGSETSLYFEKLMELKDLILPQVKPDQDRFYYKWYHSVIRVLLAFYKFDGDYRKLANLLSPAISEKEAQESIKLLLELGFIYRDSDGSYSLTDKFITGGGNWRMLAVRHFQQQTIHLSERSLINDPPDIRDISSLTISIPEDTLGEFREMLAEFRKTVLRKVMEISREPNRVYQLNLQFIPVALLDDIDKEDLADEK
- a CDS encoding glycoside hydrolase family 5 protein; translation: MNRLLYAGISILLIAAANIFSKGFAVDGTKLIDANGNEFVMRGVNFAFAWYMDKINESIPAIAKAGANTVRIVLSNGVQWTKTTSQQVTNLLNACNEHKMIAVLEVHDATGRDSKQDLISAANYFVEIKSVLTGKEDRVIINIANEWYGSWNTDPWADGYKDAIVVIRNAGMKHTIMIDCAGYGQYPQSIHSKGKDVFGYDQLGNTMFSIHMYEYSGSDAQTIKRNIDNVLSQGLALCIGEFGFRHTSGDVDEQYILDYCQEKGVGWLAWSWCGNGGGVEYLDLANNHAGTSLSDWGNTVVNGKNGLKQTSRVCTIFGSSRTVKPMVSVISNNRNMYQVYDLHGRVIQRSLLLNKTVPSGKLGSTGVSVLGGTDGIKIYQNRKILNIN